The window CACCAGCAGGCGCGCCTGGCGGCGGCCCAGCTCGACCCGGTCGCGCGCGGCGGCGGGGTCGGTGATCCCCACATAGCCGGTGACGCCCGCCATCCGCAGCCCGCCGGTCCGCGCGATAGTGGCGGCCAGCCCCACGGCGGCGTCGGGGTCGACACCGACGCGGTGCAGACCGGTGTCGACCTCGACGCGTACGCCGAGTTCGACGCCGTGGGCCTCGGCCGCCGCGCCGAGCCCGGCCACCGCGTCGGGGTGGTCCACGTGCACCGTCACCGCGCAGTGCCGCGCGAGCTGGGCGAACCTGGTCCACCGCCACGCGTCACGCCAGGGCCACGCCACCACCACGTCCGTCACGCCCACCGCCACGTAGGCCTCGGCCTCGGCCGCCGAGTGCACCGCGACGCCCACCGCGCCCGCGGCCACCTGCCGGGCGGCGATCTCGGGACTCCGGTGCCCCTTGACGTGCGCGCGCAGGGCGACGCCGGCCTCGGCCACCCGCCGGCCGTACCGCGCGACGTTCGCGTCCAGCCGGGCCAGGTCGACGGTCACCCGCGGCGTCATTCGCCGCGCCCGTGCCAGGCGTCCGGCGGGAAGGAGAACGCCGCGTCGCCGCCGGCGAGCATCGCCGCCTGGCGGTCCCGCTCGGCGGGGTGCGGCACGCCGACGCCGGAGACACCGAGGAAGGCCTCGTCCGGCCAGGACAGCCCGAGGGCGTCCTCGACGGGCGCGTCGCGGGTGGCGGCGGTGAAGAACGTCCCGAGCCCGAGCGCCGTCGCGGTGAGGTACACGGTCTGGCTCAGGTGGCCGACGTCGAGCAGGAGCGCACGGTACGCGCGGGCGGCCGGGTACTTCCACACGGTCCGGTCGAGCACCGCCG is drawn from Micromonospora sp. NBC_01740 and contains these coding sequences:
- a CDS encoding alanine racemase codes for the protein MTVDLARLDANVARYGRRVAEAGVALRAHVKGHRSPEIAARQVAAGAVGVAVHSAAEAEAYVAVGVTDVVVAWPWRDAWRWTRFAQLARHCAVTVHVDHPDAVAGLGAAAEAHGVELGVRVEVDTGLHRVGVDPDAAVGLAATIARTGGLRMAGVTGYVGITDPAAARDRVELGRRQARLLVSVAERIRAAGSPCPAVSVGGTPTLAGVLDVAGVTEVCAGAYALLDGGFARLGECDPGAVAISVATTVTGTDGQVLRTDADELLAGADQTWMSGVVLTAPDGGPVDAGSVSVGDELRVLPGHVCPVVARRPLLHVLDAGEPVARWQAIVRPDRA